The Syngnathus typhle isolate RoL2023-S1 ecotype Sweden linkage group LG6, RoL_Styp_1.0, whole genome shotgun sequence genome has a window encoding:
- the spartb gene encoding spartin b isoform X1, whose protein sequence is MEKGTEDAFDHARLEVIKDGNKKAFECINKALTADEAGDKHQALELYRKGRKHLLRAISVPSQGAECAGSSWESAREMQQKMQETLDNITTRLAVLETAAESAGAEHGVYPRLPARDEQVNPPHGGTPACGAVALGEQPPAYSPQVADGHLSISYGTESGELSLVGDDFYSRTSSAASTPQSMGEDAEELLCIPQGVQIFFVSPEGHVSAPSYPGYLRLIKFTDDCPGRPPAFLEVCDWLYPLMAANSPALLCNTGVFMFPDMMAPTPGNFVGVVLSAELPAADRELFRDLLAQMTDLRIQDEDEAAEHVNLSNKVSIPVPGEEPNQEETAGAAAEDDKNLPEWSEKVAHGILTGASWLSWGLVKGAELTGKAIHKGASKLREHITPDDTPAHVSPTVSKGLHVAKQATGGAVKVSQFLVDGVCAVAGRVGRELAPHVKKHGGKLVPESLRKDKDGRSNIDGAMVVAASGVQGFATMWTGLEVAAKNITTSVASETVTTVKHKYGAVAGQATDNAVNSAINVGVAAFNIDNLGVKAVVKRTGKQTARTILEDYKLQDGADTHKQVEKASK, encoded by the exons ATGGAGAAGGGGACAGAGGATGCATTTGACCACGCCAGACTGGAGGTGATCAAAGATGGCAACAAGAAGGCCTTTGAGTGCATCAACAAGGCGCTGACGGCCGACGAAGCCGGAGACAAGCATCAGGCCCTGGAGCTCTACAGGAAGGGGCGGAAGCACCTCCTCAGGGCCATCAGCGTGCCGTCTCAAGGGGCTGAGTGCGCGGGCAGCTCCTGGGAGTCGGCCCGGGAGATGCAACAAAAGATGCAGGAGACCCTGGACAACATCACCACACGCCTCGCCGTGTTGGAGACTGCCGCCGAGAGCGCCGGCGCCGAGCACGGCGTCTACCCGCGACTCCCTGCCCGAGATGAGCAAGTTAACCCCCCCCACGGAGGTACGCCCGCATGCGGCGCCGTGGCTCTCGGGGAGCAGCCCCCGGCGTACTCCCCACAGGTGGCGGACGGCCACCTCTCCATCTCGTACGGGACCGAGTCGGGCGAACTGTCGCTGGTGGGTGACGATTTTTACAGTCGCACGTCCAGCGCCGCGTCGACCCCGCAGAGCATGGGCGAGGATGCGGAGGAGCTGCTGTGCATCCCGCAAGGGGTGCAGATATTCTTTGTGAGCCCGGAGGGGCACGTGAGCGCCCCGTCGTACCCGGGCTACCTGCGGCTGATCAAGTTCACCGATGATTGCCCCGGTCGACCACCGGCGTTTCTGGAG GTGTGCGACTGGCTGTACCCGCTCATGGCGGCAAACTCGCCGGCCTTGCTGTGCAACACCGGCGTCTTCATGTTCCCCGACATGATGGCGCCCACGCCGGGGAACTTTGTAGGCGTGGTCCTATCGGCGGAGTTGCCCGCCGCTGACCGAGAGCTGTTTCGGGATCTACTGGCTCAGATGACCGACCTCAGAATACAG GATGAAGACGAGGCCGCCGAGCACGTGAATCTGAGCAACAAAGTGTCCATCCCCGTGCCCGGCGAGGAGCCGAACCAGGAGGAGacagcgggggcggcggcggaggatGACAAGAATTTGCCCGAGTGGAGCGAGAAGGTGGCCCACGGGATCCTGACAG GCGCAAGCTGGCTGAGCTGGGGTCTGGTCAAAGGAGCCGAGTTGACGGGCAAGGCCATCCACAAGGGGGCGTCCAAACTGCGAGAGCACATCACGCCTGACGACACGCCGGCTCACGTCAGCCCCACCGTCAGCAAAGGCCTCCACGTGGCCAAGCAGGCCACCGGCGGCGCCGTCAAAGTCAGCCAATTTCTAG TGGACGGCGTGTGCGCCGTGGCTGGCCGTGTGGGGCGGGAACTGGCGCCGCACGTCAAGAAGCACGGAGGCAAGCTGGTGCCCGAGTCCTTGCGCAAAGACAAGGACGGGCGCTCCAACATCGACGGGGCAATGGTGGTGGCCGCCAGCGGAGTGCAAG GGTTCGCCACCATGTGGACAGGTTTGGAAGTGGCGGCCAAGAACATCACGACGAGCGTCGCGTCCGAGACGGTCACCACGGTGAAACACAA GTACGGCGCGGTGGCCGGGCAGGCCACAGACAACGCCGTCAACTCGGCCATCAACGTGGGCGTGGCCGCCTTCAACATCGACAACCTGGGCGTCAAAGCGGTGGTTAAGCGGACGGGCAAGCAAACGGCGCGAACCATCCTGGAGGACTACAAGCTTCAGGACGGCGCCGACACGCACAAACAAGTAGAGAAAGCCAGCAAATAG
- the spartb gene encoding spartin b isoform X2, with amino-acid sequence MEKGTEDAFDHARLEVIKDGNKKAFECINKALTADEAGDKHQALELYRKGRKHLLRAISVPSQGAECAGSSWESAREMQQKMQETLDNITTRLAVLETAAESAGAEHGVYPRLPARDEQVNPPHGGTPACGAVALGEQPPAYSPQVADGHLSISYGTESGELSLVGDDFYSRTSSAASTPQSMGEDAEELLCIPQGVQIFFVSPEGHVSAPSYPGYLRLIKFTDDCPGRPPAFLEVCDWLYPLMAANSPALLCNTGVFMFPDMMAPTPGNFVGVVLSAELPAADRELFRDLLAQMTDLRIQDEDEAAEHVNLSNKVSIPVPGEEPNQEETAGAAAEDDKNLPEWSEKVAHGILTGASWLSWGLVKGAELTGKAIHKGASKLREHITPDDTPAHVSPTVSKGLHVAKQATGGAVKVSQFLVDGVCAVAGRVGRELAPHVKKHGGKLVPESLRKDKDGRSNIDGAMVVAASGVQGFATMWTGLEVAAKNITTSVASETVTTVKHKFRGLQTLC; translated from the exons ATGGAGAAGGGGACAGAGGATGCATTTGACCACGCCAGACTGGAGGTGATCAAAGATGGCAACAAGAAGGCCTTTGAGTGCATCAACAAGGCGCTGACGGCCGACGAAGCCGGAGACAAGCATCAGGCCCTGGAGCTCTACAGGAAGGGGCGGAAGCACCTCCTCAGGGCCATCAGCGTGCCGTCTCAAGGGGCTGAGTGCGCGGGCAGCTCCTGGGAGTCGGCCCGGGAGATGCAACAAAAGATGCAGGAGACCCTGGACAACATCACCACACGCCTCGCCGTGTTGGAGACTGCCGCCGAGAGCGCCGGCGCCGAGCACGGCGTCTACCCGCGACTCCCTGCCCGAGATGAGCAAGTTAACCCCCCCCACGGAGGTACGCCCGCATGCGGCGCCGTGGCTCTCGGGGAGCAGCCCCCGGCGTACTCCCCACAGGTGGCGGACGGCCACCTCTCCATCTCGTACGGGACCGAGTCGGGCGAACTGTCGCTGGTGGGTGACGATTTTTACAGTCGCACGTCCAGCGCCGCGTCGACCCCGCAGAGCATGGGCGAGGATGCGGAGGAGCTGCTGTGCATCCCGCAAGGGGTGCAGATATTCTTTGTGAGCCCGGAGGGGCACGTGAGCGCCCCGTCGTACCCGGGCTACCTGCGGCTGATCAAGTTCACCGATGATTGCCCCGGTCGACCACCGGCGTTTCTGGAG GTGTGCGACTGGCTGTACCCGCTCATGGCGGCAAACTCGCCGGCCTTGCTGTGCAACACCGGCGTCTTCATGTTCCCCGACATGATGGCGCCCACGCCGGGGAACTTTGTAGGCGTGGTCCTATCGGCGGAGTTGCCCGCCGCTGACCGAGAGCTGTTTCGGGATCTACTGGCTCAGATGACCGACCTCAGAATACAG GATGAAGACGAGGCCGCCGAGCACGTGAATCTGAGCAACAAAGTGTCCATCCCCGTGCCCGGCGAGGAGCCGAACCAGGAGGAGacagcgggggcggcggcggaggatGACAAGAATTTGCCCGAGTGGAGCGAGAAGGTGGCCCACGGGATCCTGACAG GCGCAAGCTGGCTGAGCTGGGGTCTGGTCAAAGGAGCCGAGTTGACGGGCAAGGCCATCCACAAGGGGGCGTCCAAACTGCGAGAGCACATCACGCCTGACGACACGCCGGCTCACGTCAGCCCCACCGTCAGCAAAGGCCTCCACGTGGCCAAGCAGGCCACCGGCGGCGCCGTCAAAGTCAGCCAATTTCTAG TGGACGGCGTGTGCGCCGTGGCTGGCCGTGTGGGGCGGGAACTGGCGCCGCACGTCAAGAAGCACGGAGGCAAGCTGGTGCCCGAGTCCTTGCGCAAAGACAAGGACGGGCGCTCCAACATCGACGGGGCAATGGTGGTGGCCGCCAGCGGAGTGCAAG GGTTCGCCACCATGTGGACAGGTTTGGAAGTGGCGGCCAAGAACATCACGACGAGCGTCGCGTCCGAGACGGTCACCACGGTGAAACACAA ATTTCGGGGTCTTCAAACCCTTTGCTGA
- the dclk1b gene encoding serine/threonine-protein kinase DCLK1b isoform X2, which yields MELEHFDERDKAQRYARRGSRGNGLPSPTHSAHCSLYRTRTLQALSSEKKAKKVRFYRNGDRYFQGIVYAISQDRFRSLDALLADLTRALSDNVNLPQGVRTIYSVDGMTRVASMEQLLEGESYVCASFEPYKKVDYTKNVNPNWSAGARTAAVSPRDPPSLGSGRAGSPETRESKDFIKPKLVTIVRSGVKPRKAVRVLLNKKTAHSFEQVMTDITDAIKLDSGTVKRLFTVDGKTVTCLQDFFGEDDIFFACGPEKYRYQDDFSLDENDCRVAKSASYGRLPSVHGRCSPRSGAMSRRSKSPSSTGSANGTAGSQLSTPRSGKSPCPSPTSPGSHRRRQGSQHSGSSLSLASTKVCSSMDEGDGPSSEGEPMDESSVPASIAERYKVGRTLGSGNFAVVRECVERATGREFALKIISKEKCRGKEHMIQSEVSILRRVKHPNIVLLIEEMDTGNEIYLVMELVKGGDLFDAITSSNKYTERDAGCMLFNLASAVKYLHGLNIVHRDVKPENLLVYQHHDGSKSLKLGDFGLATVVNGYLYTVCGTPTYVAPEIVAEKGYGLKVDIWAAGVITYILLCGFPPFNCDGEDQDVLFREILKAQLEFPSPHWDGVSDSAKELIGGMLQVDVEQRLSAAQVLEHPWVNEDGVPENQQQLPVALRIKKNFYTGAKCGSSSTAAGVMLITNTPLDKEKQVFRPRQHHPDANFPHGARPPVSSAPAVGCNPPVLSPADFTSESDDYSPGSADTVRSPVSPF from the exons ATGGAGCTGGAGCACTTTGATGAGCGCGACAAGGCGCAGCGTTACGCCCGCCGGGGCTCCAGGGGCAACGGGTTGCCCAGCCCCACTCACAGCGCCCACTGCAGTTTGTACCGAACCAGGACGCTGCAGGCGCTGAGTTCGGAAAAGAAGGCCAAGAAGGTCCGCTTCTACCGCAACGGCGACCGCTACTTCCAAGGGATCGTGTACGCCATTTCGCAGGACAGGTTCCGCTCCCTGGACGCGCTGCTAGCCGATCTGACGCGAGCGCTGTCGGATAACGTCAACCTGCCTCAGGGGGTTCGGACCATATACTCCGTCGATGGGATGACGAGGGTCGCCAGCATGGAGCAGCTGCTGGAAG GAGAAAGCTACGTGTGTGCCTCCTTCGAGCCATACAAGAAGGTGGACTACACCAAGAACGTCAACCCCAACTGGTCAGCCGGCGCCAGGACGGCGGCGGTATCCCCCCGCGACCCGCCGTCCCTCGGCAGCGGGCGGGCCGGCTCGCCGGAAACCCGGGAGAGCAAGGACTTCATCAAACCCAAGCTGGTCACCATCGTGCGCAGCGGCGTCAAGCCCCGCAAGGCCGTGCGCGTGCTGCTCAACAAGAAGACGGCGCACTCCTTCGAGCAGGTCATGACAGACATCACGGACGCCATCAAACTGGACAGCGGCACCGTCAAAAGGCTCTTCACGGTGGACGGCAAGACG GTGACGTGCCTTCAGGACTTTTTTGGGGAAGACGACATCTTTTTTGCTTGTGGGCCCGAAAAGTACCGCTACCAAGATGACTTCAGTTTGGACGAAAATG attGCAGAGTGGCCAAGTCGGCCTCATATGGTCGGCTCCCCTCGGTGCACGGTCGTTGCTCTCCAAGAAGTGGCGCAATGTCTCGCAGGAGCAAATCACCTTCATCGACTGGCTCAG CCAACGGAACTGCGGGCAGTCAGCTGTCCACTCCTCGATCGGGGAAATCCCCTTGCCCGTCTCCCACCAGTCCAGGCAGTCACAGGAGACGCCAG GGCTCGCAGCACAGCGGCTCGTCCCTCTCGCTGGCCTCCACCAAGGTGTGCAGCTCCATGGACGAAGGCGACGGACCCAGCAGCGAAGGTGAG CCCATGGACGAGTCGTCTGTCCCCGCATCCATCGCCGAGCGCTACAAAGTGGGCCGCACTTTAGGCAGCGGCAACTTTGCTGTGGTGCGAGAGTGCGTGGAGAGGGCCACGGGACGAGAATTCGCCCTCAAGATCATCAGCAAGGAGAAATGCAGGGGGAAG GAGCACATGATCCAGAGCGAGGTGTCCATCCTTCGGCGTGTCAAACATCCCAACATCGTCCTGTTGATCGAAGAGATGGACACCGGCAATGAGATTTATCTGGTCATGGAGCTGGTTAAG GGGGGCGACCTGTTTGACGCCATCACCTCGTCCAACAAGTACACGGAGCGGGACGCCGGCTGCATGCTCTTTAACTTGGCCAGCGCCGTCAAGTACCTGCACGGCCTCAATATCGTCCACAGAGACGTCAAACCTGAAAACCTGCTG GTTTACCAGCACCACGACGGCAGCAAGTCTCTGAAGCTGGGCGATTTTGGCCTGGCCACCGTCGTCAACGGTTACCTGTACACCGTGTGCGGCACGCCCACCTACGTGGCCCCGGAGATCGTGGCTGAGAAGGG GTATGGACTGAAGGTGGACATTTGGGCTGCGGGTGTCATCACGTACATCCTGCTGTGCGGCTTCCCGCCTTTCAACTG CGACGGCGAGGATCAGGACGTTTTGTTCCGAGAGATCCTGAAAGCTCAACTGGAGTTCCCTTCACCGCACTGGGACGGCGTGTCGGACTCTGCCAAG GAGCTCATCGGTGGCATGCTGCAGGTGGACGTGGAGCAAAGGCTGTCGGCCGCGCAGGTGCTGGAGCACCCGTGGGTCAAC GAGGACGGCGTGCCGGAGAACCAACAGCAGCTGCCGGTGGCCTTGAGGATCAAGAAGAACTTCTACACCGGAGCCAAGTGCGGTAGCAGCAGCACGGCGGCGGGCGTCATGCTCATCACT AACACGCCGCTGGACAAAGAGAAGCAGGTGTTCCGTCCTCGACAACATCATCCCGACGCCAACTTCCCGCACGGCGCTCGCCCTCCCGTCTCCTCAGCGCCCGCCGTGGGCTGCAACCCCCCCGTCCTGTCCCCCGCCGACTTCACGTCCGAGTCGGACGACTATTCTCCGGGTTCGGCCGACACTGTGCGCTCACCCGTGTCTCCGTTCTGA
- the dclk1b gene encoding serine/threonine-protein kinase DCLK1b isoform X1 — MELEHFDERDKAQRYARRGSRGNGLPSPTHSAHCSLYRTRTLQALSSEKKAKKVRFYRNGDRYFQGIVYAISQDRFRSLDALLADLTRALSDNVNLPQGVRTIYSVDGMTRVASMEQLLEGESYVCASFEPYKKVDYTKNVNPNWSAGARTAAVSPRDPPSLGSGRAGSPETRESKDFIKPKLVTIVRSGVKPRKAVRVLLNKKTAHSFEQVMTDITDAIKLDSGTVKRLFTVDGKTVTCLQDFFGEDDIFFACGPEKYRYQDDFSLDENDCRVAKSASYGRLPSVHGRCSPRSGAMSRRSKSPSSTGSANGTAGSQLSTPRSGKSPCPSPTSPGSHRRRQGSQHSGSSLSLASTKVCSSMDEGDGPSSEAEPMDESSVPASIAERYKVGRTLGSGNFAVVRECVERATGREFALKIISKEKCRGKEHMIQSEVSILRRVKHPNIVLLIEEMDTGNEIYLVMELVKGGDLFDAITSSNKYTERDAGCMLFNLASAVKYLHGLNIVHRDVKPENLLVYQHHDGSKSLKLGDFGLATVVNGYLYTVCGTPTYVAPEIVAEKGYGLKVDIWAAGVITYILLCGFPPFNCDGEDQDVLFREILKAQLEFPSPHWDGVSDSAKELIGGMLQVDVEQRLSAAQVLEHPWVNEDGVPENQQQLPVALRIKKNFYTGAKCGSSSTAAGVMLITNTPLDKEKQVFRPRQHHPDANFPHGARPPVSSAPAVGCNPPVLSPADFTSESDDYSPGSADTVRSPVSPF; from the exons ATGGAGCTGGAGCACTTTGATGAGCGCGACAAGGCGCAGCGTTACGCCCGCCGGGGCTCCAGGGGCAACGGGTTGCCCAGCCCCACTCACAGCGCCCACTGCAGTTTGTACCGAACCAGGACGCTGCAGGCGCTGAGTTCGGAAAAGAAGGCCAAGAAGGTCCGCTTCTACCGCAACGGCGACCGCTACTTCCAAGGGATCGTGTACGCCATTTCGCAGGACAGGTTCCGCTCCCTGGACGCGCTGCTAGCCGATCTGACGCGAGCGCTGTCGGATAACGTCAACCTGCCTCAGGGGGTTCGGACCATATACTCCGTCGATGGGATGACGAGGGTCGCCAGCATGGAGCAGCTGCTGGAAG GAGAAAGCTACGTGTGTGCCTCCTTCGAGCCATACAAGAAGGTGGACTACACCAAGAACGTCAACCCCAACTGGTCAGCCGGCGCCAGGACGGCGGCGGTATCCCCCCGCGACCCGCCGTCCCTCGGCAGCGGGCGGGCCGGCTCGCCGGAAACCCGGGAGAGCAAGGACTTCATCAAACCCAAGCTGGTCACCATCGTGCGCAGCGGCGTCAAGCCCCGCAAGGCCGTGCGCGTGCTGCTCAACAAGAAGACGGCGCACTCCTTCGAGCAGGTCATGACAGACATCACGGACGCCATCAAACTGGACAGCGGCACCGTCAAAAGGCTCTTCACGGTGGACGGCAAGACG GTGACGTGCCTTCAGGACTTTTTTGGGGAAGACGACATCTTTTTTGCTTGTGGGCCCGAAAAGTACCGCTACCAAGATGACTTCAGTTTGGACGAAAATG attGCAGAGTGGCCAAGTCGGCCTCATATGGTCGGCTCCCCTCGGTGCACGGTCGTTGCTCTCCAAGAAGTGGCGCAATGTCTCGCAGGAGCAAATCACCTTCATCGACTGGCTCAG CCAACGGAACTGCGGGCAGTCAGCTGTCCACTCCTCGATCGGGGAAATCCCCTTGCCCGTCTCCCACCAGTCCAGGCAGTCACAGGAGACGCCAG GGCTCGCAGCACAGCGGCTCGTCCCTCTCGCTGGCCTCCACCAAGGTGTGCAGCTCCATGGACGAAGGCGACGGACCCAGCAGCGAAG CTGAGCCCATGGACGAGTCGTCTGTCCCCGCATCCATCGCCGAGCGCTACAAAGTGGGCCGCACTTTAGGCAGCGGCAACTTTGCTGTGGTGCGAGAGTGCGTGGAGAGGGCCACGGGACGAGAATTCGCCCTCAAGATCATCAGCAAGGAGAAATGCAGGGGGAAG GAGCACATGATCCAGAGCGAGGTGTCCATCCTTCGGCGTGTCAAACATCCCAACATCGTCCTGTTGATCGAAGAGATGGACACCGGCAATGAGATTTATCTGGTCATGGAGCTGGTTAAG GGGGGCGACCTGTTTGACGCCATCACCTCGTCCAACAAGTACACGGAGCGGGACGCCGGCTGCATGCTCTTTAACTTGGCCAGCGCCGTCAAGTACCTGCACGGCCTCAATATCGTCCACAGAGACGTCAAACCTGAAAACCTGCTG GTTTACCAGCACCACGACGGCAGCAAGTCTCTGAAGCTGGGCGATTTTGGCCTGGCCACCGTCGTCAACGGTTACCTGTACACCGTGTGCGGCACGCCCACCTACGTGGCCCCGGAGATCGTGGCTGAGAAGGG GTATGGACTGAAGGTGGACATTTGGGCTGCGGGTGTCATCACGTACATCCTGCTGTGCGGCTTCCCGCCTTTCAACTG CGACGGCGAGGATCAGGACGTTTTGTTCCGAGAGATCCTGAAAGCTCAACTGGAGTTCCCTTCACCGCACTGGGACGGCGTGTCGGACTCTGCCAAG GAGCTCATCGGTGGCATGCTGCAGGTGGACGTGGAGCAAAGGCTGTCGGCCGCGCAGGTGCTGGAGCACCCGTGGGTCAAC GAGGACGGCGTGCCGGAGAACCAACAGCAGCTGCCGGTGGCCTTGAGGATCAAGAAGAACTTCTACACCGGAGCCAAGTGCGGTAGCAGCAGCACGGCGGCGGGCGTCATGCTCATCACT AACACGCCGCTGGACAAAGAGAAGCAGGTGTTCCGTCCTCGACAACATCATCCCGACGCCAACTTCCCGCACGGCGCTCGCCCTCCCGTCTCCTCAGCGCCCGCCGTGGGCTGCAACCCCCCCGTCCTGTCCCCCGCCGACTTCACGTCCGAGTCGGACGACTATTCTCCGGGTTCGGCCGACACTGTGCGCTCACCCGTGTCTCCGTTCTGA
- the dclk1b gene encoding serine/threonine-protein kinase DCLK1b isoform X3 codes for MELEHFDERDKAQRYARRGSRGNGLPSPTHSAHCSLYRTRTLQALSSEKKAKKVRFYRNGDRYFQGIVYAISQDRFRSLDALLADLTRALSDNVNLPQGVRTIYSVDGMTRVASMEQLLEGESYVCASFEPYKKVDYTKNVNPNWSAGARTAAVSPRDPPSLGSGRAGSPETRESKDFIKPKLVTIVRSGVKPRKAVRVLLNKKTAHSFEQVMTDITDAIKLDSGTVKRLFTVDGKTVTCLQDFFGEDDIFFACGPEKYRYQDDFSLDENDCRVAKSASYGRLPSVHGRCSPRSGAMSRRSKSPSSTGSANGTAGSQLSTPRSGKSPCPSPTSPGSHRRRQGSQHSGSSLSLASTKVCSSMDEGDGPSTEPMDESSVPASIAERYKVGRTLGSGNFAVVRECVERATGREFALKIISKEKCRGKEHMIQSEVSILRRVKHPNIVLLIEEMDTGNEIYLVMELVKGGDLFDAITSSNKYTERDAGCMLFNLASAVKYLHGLNIVHRDVKPENLLVYQHHDGSKSLKLGDFGLATVVNGYLYTVCGTPTYVAPEIVAEKGYGLKVDIWAAGVITYILLCGFPPFNCDGEDQDVLFREILKAQLEFPSPHWDGVSDSAKELIGGMLQVDVEQRLSAAQVLEHPWVNEDGVPENQQQLPVALRIKKNFYTGAKCGSSSTAAGVMLITNTPLDKEKQVFRPRQHHPDANFPHGARPPVSSAPAVGCNPPVLSPADFTSESDDYSPGSADTVRSPVSPF; via the exons ATGGAGCTGGAGCACTTTGATGAGCGCGACAAGGCGCAGCGTTACGCCCGCCGGGGCTCCAGGGGCAACGGGTTGCCCAGCCCCACTCACAGCGCCCACTGCAGTTTGTACCGAACCAGGACGCTGCAGGCGCTGAGTTCGGAAAAGAAGGCCAAGAAGGTCCGCTTCTACCGCAACGGCGACCGCTACTTCCAAGGGATCGTGTACGCCATTTCGCAGGACAGGTTCCGCTCCCTGGACGCGCTGCTAGCCGATCTGACGCGAGCGCTGTCGGATAACGTCAACCTGCCTCAGGGGGTTCGGACCATATACTCCGTCGATGGGATGACGAGGGTCGCCAGCATGGAGCAGCTGCTGGAAG GAGAAAGCTACGTGTGTGCCTCCTTCGAGCCATACAAGAAGGTGGACTACACCAAGAACGTCAACCCCAACTGGTCAGCCGGCGCCAGGACGGCGGCGGTATCCCCCCGCGACCCGCCGTCCCTCGGCAGCGGGCGGGCCGGCTCGCCGGAAACCCGGGAGAGCAAGGACTTCATCAAACCCAAGCTGGTCACCATCGTGCGCAGCGGCGTCAAGCCCCGCAAGGCCGTGCGCGTGCTGCTCAACAAGAAGACGGCGCACTCCTTCGAGCAGGTCATGACAGACATCACGGACGCCATCAAACTGGACAGCGGCACCGTCAAAAGGCTCTTCACGGTGGACGGCAAGACG GTGACGTGCCTTCAGGACTTTTTTGGGGAAGACGACATCTTTTTTGCTTGTGGGCCCGAAAAGTACCGCTACCAAGATGACTTCAGTTTGGACGAAAATG attGCAGAGTGGCCAAGTCGGCCTCATATGGTCGGCTCCCCTCGGTGCACGGTCGTTGCTCTCCAAGAAGTGGCGCAATGTCTCGCAGGAGCAAATCACCTTCATCGACTGGCTCAG CCAACGGAACTGCGGGCAGTCAGCTGTCCACTCCTCGATCGGGGAAATCCCCTTGCCCGTCTCCCACCAGTCCAGGCAGTCACAGGAGACGCCAG GGCTCGCAGCACAGCGGCTCGTCCCTCTCGCTGGCCTCCACCAAGGTGTGCAGCTCCATGGACGAAGGCGACGGACCCAGCA CTGAGCCCATGGACGAGTCGTCTGTCCCCGCATCCATCGCCGAGCGCTACAAAGTGGGCCGCACTTTAGGCAGCGGCAACTTTGCTGTGGTGCGAGAGTGCGTGGAGAGGGCCACGGGACGAGAATTCGCCCTCAAGATCATCAGCAAGGAGAAATGCAGGGGGAAG GAGCACATGATCCAGAGCGAGGTGTCCATCCTTCGGCGTGTCAAACATCCCAACATCGTCCTGTTGATCGAAGAGATGGACACCGGCAATGAGATTTATCTGGTCATGGAGCTGGTTAAG GGGGGCGACCTGTTTGACGCCATCACCTCGTCCAACAAGTACACGGAGCGGGACGCCGGCTGCATGCTCTTTAACTTGGCCAGCGCCGTCAAGTACCTGCACGGCCTCAATATCGTCCACAGAGACGTCAAACCTGAAAACCTGCTG GTTTACCAGCACCACGACGGCAGCAAGTCTCTGAAGCTGGGCGATTTTGGCCTGGCCACCGTCGTCAACGGTTACCTGTACACCGTGTGCGGCACGCCCACCTACGTGGCCCCGGAGATCGTGGCTGAGAAGGG GTATGGACTGAAGGTGGACATTTGGGCTGCGGGTGTCATCACGTACATCCTGCTGTGCGGCTTCCCGCCTTTCAACTG CGACGGCGAGGATCAGGACGTTTTGTTCCGAGAGATCCTGAAAGCTCAACTGGAGTTCCCTTCACCGCACTGGGACGGCGTGTCGGACTCTGCCAAG GAGCTCATCGGTGGCATGCTGCAGGTGGACGTGGAGCAAAGGCTGTCGGCCGCGCAGGTGCTGGAGCACCCGTGGGTCAAC GAGGACGGCGTGCCGGAGAACCAACAGCAGCTGCCGGTGGCCTTGAGGATCAAGAAGAACTTCTACACCGGAGCCAAGTGCGGTAGCAGCAGCACGGCGGCGGGCGTCATGCTCATCACT AACACGCCGCTGGACAAAGAGAAGCAGGTGTTCCGTCCTCGACAACATCATCCCGACGCCAACTTCCCGCACGGCGCTCGCCCTCCCGTCTCCTCAGCGCCCGCCGTGGGCTGCAACCCCCCCGTCCTGTCCCCCGCCGACTTCACGTCCGAGTCGGACGACTATTCTCCGGGTTCGGCCGACACTGTGCGCTCACCCGTGTCTCCGTTCTGA